Genomic window (Bosea vaviloviae):
GACGGAGCCGCCGATGGCGTGGCGATGGCGCTCGCCTTCCACAACCGGCCGGAGATGCCGGTCGGTCGGTTCGGCTATGTCCGCGGCGCCTCGACGGCGTCGAGCGACGAGTTCGACGTGATCATCCATGGCCGCTCCGGCCATGCCGCGCGTCCCCATGCGGCAGTCGATCCCATCGTCGCGGCCTCGGCTATGATCATGCAGCTGCAGACGGCGATTTCCCGCGTCATGGACCCCTCGCAGTCGGCTGTGCTGACGATCGGCCACATCGCCGGCGGCTCGACCCACAACATCATTCCCGACAGCTGCATGTTCCAGGGCACGGTCCGCTGCCGCTCGGCGGCCTCGCGCGACACGATGGAAGCCACCTTCCGCCGCATCTGCGAGGGCGTCGGCGCGGCCATGGGCGTGACCTGCGAGATCTCCTATATCCGCGGCGCGCCGGCGCTGGTGAATGACGATGGCGTGGTCGATGCCGCGGTTCGCTCCGTCTCGGCCCAGTTCGGGGCGGACGTGATCGACCAGCTCGAAGGGCGCTTCGGCGCGGAGGATTTCTCCTATTTCTCCGAGCGCATCCCGTCCTGCCAATTGCTGGTCGGAGCGTCCCAGCCCGGGCGCAATGACCGCGTGCACAACTCCGACTACCAGCCCGACGAGCGCTGCATCGGCCTGGGCGTGGCGGCGCTCGTGCGCACCGCGGTCGATGTCCTTTCATAATAGCCTCTAGCCCTGTTCAAACCCCTTCGTTGGAGATTCCGGCGTGAAGATCACCCGTTCGTCCTTCCTGACCCTCGGCCTCGGCGCCGCTGCCGGACTCGTATTTGGAACCGCGCCCCGCAGCGCCAGCGCCAAGGACTGGAAGGTCATCCGCGTCGCCACCGAAGGCGCCTTTCCCCCCTACAACATGCATGCGCCCGACGGCCGCCTGATCGGCTTCGAGCCGGAGTTGCTGCAGGAATTGTCCGCGCGCATGAACATCAAATGCGAGATGATCGCGCAGGCCTGGGATGGCATGATCGCCGGGCTTACCGACGGCAAATACGACGCGATCATGGACGCGGTTTCGATCACGCCCAAGCGCCAGGAGGTCATCGCCTTCTCGACGCCTTATGCCGCGGCTCCGTCGGGCCTCGCCATCATGAAGGATGGCGCCGTCAAGTCGCTGCCGGGCACGGGCACACGGATCCAGCTGGCCGATGAGGCCGCAACGAAGGCGGCGGTCGAGGAGATGGCCAAGCCGCTCGCCGGCAAGACCATCGGCGTGCAGGTCGCGACGATCCAAAACGACTTCCTGACCAAATATCTCAAGGACGTCGTCACCATCCGCACCTATTCGTCCGGCCCCGATACCTTCCTCGACCTCAAGAGCGGGCGTGTCGATGCGGTGATGGCTTCGGCGATCAACCTCAACGCCTCCGCCAAGAAGTCGAATGGCGAGATGATCGCCTCGGGCTATGTCTTCGCCGGTGGCCTGCTCGGGCAGGGCTCGGCGGTCGGGCTGCGCAAGGGCGATCCCGAGCTCAAGGAACTCTTCGACAAGGCGCTGAAGTCCGTGGCGGAGGACGGCACGCTGAAGCGCCTCGCGCTGAAATGGTTCGAGATCGACATTACGCCCGCGCTCTGACGCAGCGGACGATACGGCGCGGATGGGCGAGGCTTTCACCCTGCTAGGTTTCGGCCCCGAAGGCTGGGGGCACGCTTTGCTGACCGCGGGGCTGACGACGCTTGCCGTCTCGGCCTGCGCCTTCGCCTGCGGGCTCGTCCTGGGCACGCTCTGCGCCTGGGCCAAGATCGCGGGGCCGCCCGTGCTGCGCCGCGCCGCCGACATCTATGGCGTGGTGCTGCGCGGGATTCCGGACCTGCTGGTGATCTACCTGTTTTATTTCGGCGGCCGCCAGCTCGTCACCACGATCGCCAACCAGTTCGGCCATACCGGCCCCGTCGAGATCAGCGGCTTCGTCGCGGGCTCGCTCGCCATCGGGCTGATCTCCGGTGCGGCGCAAGCGGAGGTGCTGCGTGGCGCCTTCCACGCCATTCCGCCGGGAACGCTGGAAGCCGCGCGGGTCACGGGCATGAGGCGTTGGACCATGTTCCGGCGCATCATCGCGCCGCAGGCGCTGCGGACCGCTTTGCCGGGGCTGGGCAACCAATGGCAGTCGGTGATCAAGGAATCGGCGCTGGTCTCGGTGACCGGCCTGGTCGAGACATTGCGCGCCGTCAGCGTCGCGGCGAATTCGACGGAACTGCCCTTCCTGTTCTTCCTGGCCGGCGGCGCGATCTACCTTGCGATCACTACGGTCTCAGGGCTCGTCTTCCGCATCGCGGAATGGCGGGCCATGCGCGGCCAGCCGGCCATGCGGGTGGGGGGCTAGCGGCGTGGATCTCGCTTTCATCGCCGAGGTGTTTCCGAAGCTGCTGGCAGGCCTGCCGCTGACGCTGAGTCTCGCCGTGCTGTCCCTGAGCGGCGGCGCGGTCCTCGCGCTCATGCTCTCGGGCCTGCGGGCCTCGTCCTGGCTCGGCGCGCAGTTTGCGAATTTCTATGTCTACATCTTTCGCGGCACGCCGCTGCTGATCCAGATCTTCCTGATCTATTACGGGCTCGCCCAGTTTCCGGCGCTGCGGCATTCGCTGCTCTGGCCGCTCCTGCGCGAGCCTTATGTCTGCGCCGTCCTGGCGCTCATGCTGAATGACGCCGCCTACACCTCGGAGATCCTGCGCGGCGGCCTCCGCGCCGTGTCGAGCGGGGCGATCGAGGCCGCCAAGGTCGCCGGCATGTCGCGCCCGACCATGCTGCGCCGCATCGTTCTGCCACTGGCCTTCCGCCAGGCGCTGCCGGCCTATGGGGCGGAGGTGACCAGCATGGTCAAGGCGACCTCGCTCGCCAGTGTCGTGACCTTGATGGAGGTGACGGGCCTCGCCCGGGCCGAGGTCTCGCAGAGCTATCGCGCGATCGAGGTCTTCCTGTGCGCGGCGGTGATCTATCTCGTGCTCGTCACCTTGATCACGCGCCTCGTCCATTGGCTGGAAGCCCGGCTTTCGACCCATCGCAGCCCCGCCCTCGACCGGAGCCCGGCATGAATCCGACAACGGTTCGAACCCCGACAACGGTCCGACTGGCCAATATCCATAAGAGCTTCGGCAGGCAGGAGGTGCTGCGCGGCATCGATCTCGAGGCTCGCGATGGCGACGTCATCTCGATCATCGGCTCCAGCGGCTCGGGCAAGAGCACCTTGCTGCGCTGCATCCCATTCCTCGAGATTCCCGATCAGGGCGAGGTCACGGTCGGGGACGAGACGATCGTCCTGACCGGCTCGGTGCACCGGTTTTCGCGTGCGGAGCGGCAGAAGGTTCGCCGGCTGCGTGGGCAGATCGGCTTCGTGTTCCAGAGCTTCAACCTCTGGCCGCATATGACTGCGCTGCAGAATGTCATGGAGGTGCCGCTGCATGTGCAGGGCAGGCCCCGCGCCGAATGCCGCGAGGAGGCCGAGGCCATGCTCGCCAAGGTCGGTCTGGCGGATAAGCGCGATGCCTGGCCGGCACATCTCTCCGGCGGCCAGCAGCAGCGCGTGGCGATCGCCCGGGCGCTGGCGAGCCGGCCCCGCGCCTTGCTCTTCGACGAGCCGACTTCGGCGCTCGATCCTGAATTGGTGGGCGAGGTCCTGCGCGTCATCCGCGCTTTGGCCGAGGAGGGCCGCACCATGCTGATCGTGACGCATGAGATGGCCTTCGCACGCGAGGTTTCCAGCCACGCCATTTATCTGCATGAAGGCCGCATCGAGGAGGCGGGTCCGCCGCAGCAGGTCTTCCTCGATCCGGTTTCCGAGCGCTGTCGCCGTTTCGTCCGGGGCCAGGCCGGTCCTGTCGATTGAACTGCAGGTCCTGTCGATTGAACTGCAGGTCCTGTCGATTGAACTGAAGGTACGCCGTGTCGTCCGATCCCCACCTCTCACTGCCCATCGAGCGGCTGAGTCTGGCCGATATCGCCACGTTGCGCCTCCAAGAGGACATCGTGCGCGGCCGGCTTGCCCCTGGCGAGACGCTGACCGAGATCGCGCTGTCGAGCCGGCTGGGCGTCGGCCGGGGGACGATCCGCACGGCGCTGTTCGCCTTGGAGGGCAACGAACTCGTCGTCCGCGCGCCATATTCCAATTGGCGGGTGGCGCCGCTGAACGCGCAGGTCATATGGGAGATCTATACGCTGCGCGAAGCGCTGGAGGGCCTGGCCGCGCGCATTCTGGCGGAACGCTCGACTGAAGCGGCGGGTGAGCGGCTGCGGGAGGCTTTCGCAAGGCTGGGTCCTGCGGAGGCGGAGCCGCTGGATCAGCGCGTGGCTGCCGATCTCGATCTGCACCGCGCCACCGTCGAGCTGACCGGACACCAGCATCTGATCCACCGGTACGCCGCCCTGTCGGCCAAGATGGAGTGGCTCTATCGCTGGTCGGAGGAGCACTGGCCGCAGCGTTATCCCCTGGAGGAAAGCCATCGCCCCCTGGTCGATGCCCTCCTGAGCGGCTCGCCGCACCAGGCGGAAGAGGCGGTGCGGCAGCATATCGCCGTCAGCCTGGCAGAGGACCTCAAGGGATATGCCGCGCTCGAAGCCAGGCGCTCCACGCGTTGATTATCCCCTCGATCACGTCGCATTCGGACGGTTCCGTCCGAATGCGAAAAACGTGATCGATACTCAAAGTTTAGAGCATTGCTCTTGCGAAAAACCGGTACCCACTTTTTCGCGCAATGCTCTATCGGATCGGGAGAGTGAGATGACGACGAGCGCTGGCGTGACCGTGCTGGATGGCGGCATGGGGCGGGAGCTGGAGCGCATGGGCGCGCCGTTCCGCCAGCCTGAATGGTCGGCGCTGGCCTTGATGGAGGCACCCGACACGGTGCTCGCGGCGCATCGTTCATTCATCGCCAGCGGGGCGGAGATCGTCACCACCAACAGCTATGCGCTGGTGCCGTTCCATATCGGGGAAGAGCGTTTTGCACGCGATGGCGCGCGGCTGGCGGGGCTCGCCGGCAAGCTGGCGCGGCAGGCAGCCGACGAGGCGGCCGAGCGGGCGGGCCGTGTCGTGCGGGTCGCGGGCTCGCTGCCGCCTTTGTTTGGATCCTATCAGCCGGAGCTGTTCGACGCCGCGCGCGCACCAGTGATGCTCGACCATCTGGTGGAGGCCCTGCTGCCTCATGTCGATCTGTTCCTGGCCGAGACCCAGAGCTGCATTGCGGAGGCCCTGGCGGCTTGCGCCGCGGTCGTCCCGACCGGACGGCCGATCTGGGTTTCGTTCACGCTGCAGGATGATGAGATCAACCGGACCGAGGCTCGGCTGCGCTCGGGCGAAGCCGTGGCCGACGCGGTTGCCGCGATCCGGCAAGCGGGCGCGCAAGCGGTGCTGTTCAATTGCAGCCGGCCGGAGGTCATGGGCCCCGCCGTCGACATCGCCGCGCAGGTGCTCGGCGACAGCGACATCGCGGTCGGCGTCTATGCGAACGCCTTCCCGGAGAAGACCG
Coding sequences:
- a CDS encoding M20 metallopeptidase family protein, yielding MSLDRPNELTRAIADQVEAIEPALIALRRDIHAHPEVGFETVRTAALVASELERIGLKPQRGVGRVGVVAEIEGGAPGPCLLIRADMDALPMEELTGLPFASTIPGKMHACGHDIHTATLLGAGMVLKNLAPMLRGSVRLVFQPAEETVESGAAAMVADGAADGVAMALAFHNRPEMPVGRFGYVRGASTASSDEFDVIIHGRSGHAARPHAAVDPIVAASAMIMQLQTAISRVMDPSQSAVLTIGHIAGGSTHNIIPDSCMFQGTVRCRSAASRDTMEATFRRICEGVGAAMGVTCEISYIRGAPALVNDDGVVDAAVRSVSAQFGADVIDQLEGRFGAEDFSYFSERIPSCQLLVGASQPGRNDRVHNSDYQPDERCIGLGVAALVRTAVDVLS
- a CDS encoding transporter substrate-binding domain-containing protein; protein product: MKITRSSFLTLGLGAAAGLVFGTAPRSASAKDWKVIRVATEGAFPPYNMHAPDGRLIGFEPELLQELSARMNIKCEMIAQAWDGMIAGLTDGKYDAIMDAVSITPKRQEVIAFSTPYAAAPSGLAIMKDGAVKSLPGTGTRIQLADEAATKAAVEEMAKPLAGKTIGVQVATIQNDFLTKYLKDVVTIRTYSSGPDTFLDLKSGRVDAVMASAINLNASAKKSNGEMIASGYVFAGGLLGQGSAVGLRKGDPELKELFDKALKSVAEDGTLKRLALKWFEIDITPAL
- a CDS encoding ABC transporter permease: MGEAFTLLGFGPEGWGHALLTAGLTTLAVSACAFACGLVLGTLCAWAKIAGPPVLRRAADIYGVVLRGIPDLLVIYLFYFGGRQLVTTIANQFGHTGPVEISGFVAGSLAIGLISGAAQAEVLRGAFHAIPPGTLEAARVTGMRRWTMFRRIIAPQALRTALPGLGNQWQSVIKESALVSVTGLVETLRAVSVAANSTELPFLFFLAGGAIYLAITTVSGLVFRIAEWRAMRGQPAMRVGG
- a CDS encoding ABC transporter permease, whose protein sequence is MDLAFIAEVFPKLLAGLPLTLSLAVLSLSGGAVLALMLSGLRASSWLGAQFANFYVYIFRGTPLLIQIFLIYYGLAQFPALRHSLLWPLLREPYVCAVLALMLNDAAYTSEILRGGLRAVSSGAIEAAKVAGMSRPTMLRRIVLPLAFRQALPAYGAEVTSMVKATSLASVVTLMEVTGLARAEVSQSYRAIEVFLCAAVIYLVLVTLITRLVHWLEARLSTHRSPALDRSPA
- a CDS encoding ATP-binding cassette domain-containing protein, which encodes MNPTTVRTPTTVRLANIHKSFGRQEVLRGIDLEARDGDVISIIGSSGSGKSTLLRCIPFLEIPDQGEVTVGDETIVLTGSVHRFSRAERQKVRRLRGQIGFVFQSFNLWPHMTALQNVMEVPLHVQGRPRAECREEAEAMLAKVGLADKRDAWPAHLSGGQQQRVAIARALASRPRALLFDEPTSALDPELVGEVLRVIRALAEEGRTMLIVTHEMAFAREVSSHAIYLHEGRIEEAGPPQQVFLDPVSERCRRFVRGQAGPVD
- a CDS encoding GntR family transcriptional regulator, encoding MSSDPHLSLPIERLSLADIATLRLQEDIVRGRLAPGETLTEIALSSRLGVGRGTIRTALFALEGNELVVRAPYSNWRVAPLNAQVIWEIYTLREALEGLAARILAERSTEAAGERLREAFARLGPAEAEPLDQRVAADLDLHRATVELTGHQHLIHRYAALSAKMEWLYRWSEEHWPQRYPLEESHRPLVDALLSGSPHQAEEAVRQHIAVSLAEDLKGYAALEARRSTR
- a CDS encoding homocysteine S-methyltransferase family protein gives rise to the protein MTTSAGVTVLDGGMGRELERMGAPFRQPEWSALALMEAPDTVLAAHRSFIASGAEIVTTNSYALVPFHIGEERFARDGARLAGLAGKLARQAADEAAERAGRVVRVAGSLPPLFGSYQPELFDAARAPVMLDHLVEALLPHVDLFLAETQSCIAEALAACAAVVPTGRPIWVSFTLQDDEINRTEARLRSGEAVADAVAAIRQAGAQAVLFNCSRPEVMGPAVDIAAQVLGDSDIAVGVYANAFPEKTGEAAANEGISALREDVAPQRYLGWAQDWRRRGARIIGGCCGIGPDYICAIHKGLKAE